One genomic segment of Scophthalmus maximus strain ysfricsl-2021 chromosome 3, ASM2237912v1, whole genome shotgun sequence includes these proteins:
- the rbm39b gene encoding RNA-binding protein 39b isoform X2, with amino-acid sequence MADDFDVEAMLEAPYRKDEIKSSHANGHDDQIKKKRRSRSKSRSPGSKKRRSRSKDKKKGKKRSRSREKKRSRSRERHRSRSRSKERSGRYRARRSPIRKRSKSRSPFKKEKSPIRQPIDNLTPEERDARTVFCMQLAARIRARDLEDFFSAVGKVRDVRMISDRNSRRSKGIAYIEFVDTSSVPLAIGLTGQRLLGVPIIVQASQAEKNRAAAAANNLQKGSSGPMRLYVGSLHFNITEEMLRGIFEPFGKIEGIQLMMDSETGRSKGYGFISFADAECAKKALEQLNGFELAGRPMKVGHVTERSDSSTASSFLDNDELERTGIDLGTTGRLQLMARLAEGTGLKIPPAAQQALQMTGSIPFGNIAAPPAVPTPTPSQALNLPSQPLATHCLQLSNLFNPQAENDPSWANEIQDDVIEECNKHGGIVHIYVDKNSAQGNVYVKCPSIPAAMATVNALHGRWFAGKMITAAYVPLPTYHNLFPDSVTAKQLLMPTRR; translated from the exons ATGGCTGATGATTTTGACGTGGAGGCCATGCTGGAGGCTCCATACAGAAAG GATGAGATCAAGTCCTCTCATGCAAACGGACATGACGACCAAATCAAGAA GAAAAGGAGGAGTCGAAGCAAAAGTCGGAGCCCAGGCTCtaagaagagaagaagcagaagcaaagacaaaaagaagggTAAGAAGAGGAGCCGGAGCCGAGAGAAAAAACGAAGCCGCAGCAGAGAGCGTCACCGCAGCCGCTCCCGGAGCAAGGAACGATCTGGGCGGTACAGAGCACGAAGGAGCCCCAT TCGGAAACGTTCTAAAAGTCGGAGCcccttcaaaaaagaaaagagtccaATCAG GCAACCAATTGACAATCTCACGCCAGAGGAGAGGGACGCCCGCACAGTTTTCTGCATGCAGCTCGCTGCGAGAATCAGAGCTCGGGACCTGGAAGATTTTTTCTCAGCCGTCGGGAAA GTCAGAGACGTGAGAATGATCTCGGACAGAAACTCGAGGCGGTCAAAGGGCATCGCCTACATAGAGTTTGTGGATACTTCTTCTGTACCACTGGCAATTGGATTGACCGGCCAGAGGCTTTTAGGAGTTCCCATCATCGTCCAGGCCTCTCAG GCTGAGAAAAACAGAGCTGCAGCCGCCGCCAATAATCTACAGAAGGGCAGTTCGGGTCCGATGCGACTGTACGTGGGCTCGCTGCATTTCAACATTACTGAGGAAATGCTACGAGGGATCTTTGAGCCTTTTGGAAAG ATTGAGGGAATCCAGCTTATGATGGACAGTGAGACCGGACGATCCAAAGGATACGGCTTCATATCG TTTGCAGATGCTGAATGTGCAAAAAAGGCCTTGGAGCAGCTGAATGGCTTTGAGCTGGCCGGACGCCCGATGAAGGTGGGGCATGTTACAGAGCGCTCGGACTCCTCGACGGCCAGCTCGTTCCTGGATAACGACGAACTAGAGAGGACTGGCATCGACCTCGGCACCACAGGGCGCTTACAGCTCATGGCTCGACTCGCAGAAG GAACTGGTCTGAAGattcctcctgctgctcaacAGGCTCTACAGATGACCGGCTCCATACCTTTTGGAAACATCGCTGCTCCGCCAG CTGTTCCAACTCCAACTCCAAGCCAAGCCTTGAACCTCCCATCACAGCCGCTGGCCACACACTGTCTCCAGCTGTCCAACCTGTTCAACCCACAAGC GGAAAATGATCCGAGCTGGGCCAATGAGATCCAGGACGACGTGATCGAGGAGTGcaacaaacatggaggaatCGTTCACATTTATGTGGATAAAAATTCAGCTCAA GGTAATGTGTATGTGAAGTGTCCCTCGATACCGGCAGCCATGGCAACTGTAAATGCACTTCATGGACGCTGGTTTGCAG GCAAAATGATAACAGCTGCCTACGTCCCGCTCCCCACCTACCACAACCTTTTCCCTGACTCTGTAACGGCGAAGCAGCTTCTAATGCCGACTCGTCGATAG
- the rbm39b gene encoding RNA-binding protein 39b isoform X1 — translation MADDFDVEAMLEAPYRKDEIKSSHANGHDDQIKKKRRSRSKSRSPGSKKRRSRSKDKKKGKKRSRSREKKRSRSRERHRSRSRSKERSGRYRARRSPIRKRSKSRSPFKKEKSPISNTPSKFQVDPMSGYQKREKTDSAIHRQPIDNLTPEERDARTVFCMQLAARIRARDLEDFFSAVGKVRDVRMISDRNSRRSKGIAYIEFVDTSSVPLAIGLTGQRLLGVPIIVQASQAEKNRAAAAANNLQKGSSGPMRLYVGSLHFNITEEMLRGIFEPFGKIEGIQLMMDSETGRSKGYGFISFADAECAKKALEQLNGFELAGRPMKVGHVTERSDSSTASSFLDNDELERTGIDLGTTGRLQLMARLAEGTGLKIPPAAQQALQMTGSIPFGNIAAPPAVPTPTPSQALNLPSQPLATHCLQLSNLFNPQAENDPSWANEIQDDVIEECNKHGGIVHIYVDKNSAQGNVYVKCPSIPAAMATVNALHGRWFAGKMITAAYVPLPTYHNLFPDSVTAKQLLMPTRR, via the exons ATGGCTGATGATTTTGACGTGGAGGCCATGCTGGAGGCTCCATACAGAAAG GATGAGATCAAGTCCTCTCATGCAAACGGACATGACGACCAAATCAAGAA GAAAAGGAGGAGTCGAAGCAAAAGTCGGAGCCCAGGCTCtaagaagagaagaagcagaagcaaagacaaaaagaagggTAAGAAGAGGAGCCGGAGCCGAGAGAAAAAACGAAGCCGCAGCAGAGAGCGTCACCGCAGCCGCTCCCGGAGCAAGGAACGATCTGGGCGGTACAGAGCACGAAGGAGCCCCAT TCGGAAACGTTCTAAAAGTCGGAGCcccttcaaaaaagaaaagagtccaATCAG TAATACGCCCTCCAAGTTCCAAGTAGATCCGATGAGTGGTTATCAAAAACGTGAAAAGACAGATTCCGCAATTCATAG GCAACCAATTGACAATCTCACGCCAGAGGAGAGGGACGCCCGCACAGTTTTCTGCATGCAGCTCGCTGCGAGAATCAGAGCTCGGGACCTGGAAGATTTTTTCTCAGCCGTCGGGAAA GTCAGAGACGTGAGAATGATCTCGGACAGAAACTCGAGGCGGTCAAAGGGCATCGCCTACATAGAGTTTGTGGATACTTCTTCTGTACCACTGGCAATTGGATTGACCGGCCAGAGGCTTTTAGGAGTTCCCATCATCGTCCAGGCCTCTCAG GCTGAGAAAAACAGAGCTGCAGCCGCCGCCAATAATCTACAGAAGGGCAGTTCGGGTCCGATGCGACTGTACGTGGGCTCGCTGCATTTCAACATTACTGAGGAAATGCTACGAGGGATCTTTGAGCCTTTTGGAAAG ATTGAGGGAATCCAGCTTATGATGGACAGTGAGACCGGACGATCCAAAGGATACGGCTTCATATCG TTTGCAGATGCTGAATGTGCAAAAAAGGCCTTGGAGCAGCTGAATGGCTTTGAGCTGGCCGGACGCCCGATGAAGGTGGGGCATGTTACAGAGCGCTCGGACTCCTCGACGGCCAGCTCGTTCCTGGATAACGACGAACTAGAGAGGACTGGCATCGACCTCGGCACCACAGGGCGCTTACAGCTCATGGCTCGACTCGCAGAAG GAACTGGTCTGAAGattcctcctgctgctcaacAGGCTCTACAGATGACCGGCTCCATACCTTTTGGAAACATCGCTGCTCCGCCAG CTGTTCCAACTCCAACTCCAAGCCAAGCCTTGAACCTCCCATCACAGCCGCTGGCCACACACTGTCTCCAGCTGTCCAACCTGTTCAACCCACAAGC GGAAAATGATCCGAGCTGGGCCAATGAGATCCAGGACGACGTGATCGAGGAGTGcaacaaacatggaggaatCGTTCACATTTATGTGGATAAAAATTCAGCTCAA GGTAATGTGTATGTGAAGTGTCCCTCGATACCGGCAGCCATGGCAACTGTAAATGCACTTCATGGACGCTGGTTTGCAG GCAAAATGATAACAGCTGCCTACGTCCCGCTCCCCACCTACCACAACCTTTTCCCTGACTCTGTAACGGCGAAGCAGCTTCTAATGCCGACTCGTCGATAG
- the LOC118317571 gene encoding embryonic polyadenylate-binding protein-like isoform X1, protein MNSSGPAYPLASLYVGDLHPDVTEAMLYQKFSPAGPIMSIRVCRDIITRRSLGYAYINFQQPADAECALDTMNYDVLKGRPIRIMWSQRDPGLRKSGVGNIFIKNMDESIDNKALYDTFSAFGNILSCKVVCDEKGSKGYGFVHFETHEAANRAIDTMNGMLLNDRKVQKKGMHSLEAGIVNPKVHFLGELCQLTRPVNSFVGHFKSRKEREVEFGTKAMKFTNVYIKNFGEDYGDEKLKGVFSAFGRTLSVRVMKDERGRSRGFGFVNYANHEDAQTAVDEMNGKELNGKVLYVGRAQKRLERQGELKRKFDQIKQDRIQRYQGVNLYVKNLDDSIDDERLRKEFAPYGTITSAKVMTDGSQSKGFGFVCFSSPEEATKAVTEMNGRIVATKPLYVALAQRREERKAILTNKYMQRLASLRTMSSPIIDSYHQTGYYMTVPQPPTRSFYNHNVVSNMRPVPRWTGQPPRPQGPYSTQFVGNSVPRHGSATIATVRQASTQAPRVVSSSQKTNNIGTQTGGGRTDAPGVIRSNQYKYSPAVRNPQQIITIPAPMARLQVVPAPVMEPPVHVPCQEPLTASMLASAPLMDQKQLLGERLYPLIHALHSNLAGKITGMLLEIDNSELLHMLESPESLHSKVDEAIAVLQAHQVKECSTKK, encoded by the exons ATGAACAGCAGTGGACCAGCATATCCCCTCGCCTCTTTGTACGTAGGGGACCTGCACCCTGATGTTACAGAGGCCATGCTCTACCAGAAGTTTTCTCCTGCTGGACCCATCATGTCAATCCGTGTGTGCAGAGACATCATCACCCGCAGGTCTCTGGGATACGCCTATATAAACTTCCAGCAACCAGCAGATG cGGAGTGTGCCCTGGATACAATGAACTATGATGTTCTCAAGGGTCGACCAATCCGAATAATGTGGTCTCAGCGTGACCCGGGACTCAGGAAGTCCGGCGTGGGTAACATCTTTATCAAGAACATGGATGAGTCCATTGACAACAAGGCTCTGTATGATACCTTCTCAGCCTTCGGCAACATTTTGTCCTGCAAG gTTGTTTGTGATGAAAAGGGATCCAAAGGCTATGGCTTTGTTCACTTTGAGACTCATGAGGCTGCAAACCGGGCCATTGACACCATGAACGGGATGCTGCTGAATGATCGCAAAGT tcAAAAGAAAGGTATGCATTCGTTGGAAGCTGGCATTGTCAATCCAAAGGTCCATTTCCTGGGGGAATTGTGTCAGTTGACTAGGCCAGTGAATAG CTTTGTTGGCCACTTTAAGTCTCGTAAGGAAAGAGAGGTGGAGTTTGGCACCAAAGCTATGAAGTTCACCAACGTCTACATCAAAAACTTTGGTGAAGACTACGGCGACGAGAAACTCAAGGGAGTCTTCTCTGCATTTG GCAGGACTCTGAGCGTGCGGGTGATGAAGGACGAGAGGGGCCGTTCACGAGGATTTGGCTTTGTGAACTACGCGAACCACGAGGATGCTCAGACG GCAGTTGATGAAATGAATGGAAAGGAGCTCAATGGGAAAGTCCTGTATGTAGGACGAGCTCAGAAGCGACTGGAACGCCAGGGAGAGCTCAAACGCAAGTTTGACCAGATCAAGCAGGACCGCATCCAGCGCTACCAG GGAGTGAATCTGTATGTGAAGAACCTGGATGATAGCATAGATGATGAGAGACTCCGGAAGGAGTTCGCCCCTTATGGCACCATCACCAGTGCCAag GTGATGACAGACGGCTCACAGAGCAAGGGCTTTgggtttgtctgtttctcttcacCCGAGGAAGCGACAAAAGCAGTGACAGAAATGAACGGGAGGATTGTTGCAACCAAGCCGCTCTACGTGGCTCTGGCTCAGCGCAGGGAGGAGCGTAAAGCCATCCTCACCAACAAGTACATGCAGAGACTCGCCAGCCTGAGGACCATGTCAAGTCCCATCATCGACTCGTACCATCAGACCGGATACTACATGACTGTACCACAG CCTCCTACCCGCTCTTTCTACAACCACAATGTTGTCAGCAACATGAGGCCAGTGCCTCGCTGGACAGGACAACCACCAAGACCACAAG GCCCCTACTCGACCCAGTTTGTTGGTAATTCTGTTCCCCGACATGGATCGGCGACCATTGCTACAGTCAGACAGGCCTCCACCCAGGCTCCACGTGTTGTCAGTTCTTCACAGAAGACAA ATAACATTGGGACCCAGACTGGAGGAGGACGTACGGACGCACCTGGTGTGATCAGGAGCAACCAGTACAAGTACTCACCTGCAGTGAGGAACCCTCAACAGATCATTACTATACCTGCACCCATGGCAAGACTGCAG GTTGTTCCTGCCCCAGTGATGGAGCCACCGGTGCACGTTCCATGCCAAGAGCCGCTCACAGCCTCCATGCTGGCTTCAGCTCCTCTCATGGATCAGAAACAGCTCCTTG GTGAGCGACTGTACCCACTGATCCATGCCCTGCACTCAAACCTGGCTGGAAAAATCACTGGGATGCTGCTGGAGATTGACAACTCAGAGCTGCTGCACATGCTGGAGTCGCCCGAGTCTCTGCACTCCAAG GTGGATGAGGCAATTGCGGTGCTACAGGCTCACCAGGTGAAGGAATGCTCTACTAAGAAATGA
- the LOC118317571 gene encoding embryonic polyadenylate-binding protein-like isoform X3 → MNSSGPAYPLASLYVGDLHPDVTEAMLYQKFSPAGPIMSIRVCRDIITRRSLGYAYINFQQPADAECALDTMNYDVLKGRPIRIMWSQRDPGLRKSGVGNIFIKNMDESIDNKALYDTFSAFGNILSCKVVCDEKGSKGYGFVHFETHEAANRAIDTMNGMLLNDRKVFVGHFKSRKEREVEFGTKAMKFTNVYIKNFGEDYGDEKLKGVFSAFGRTLSVRVMKDERGRSRGFGFVNYANHEDAQTAVDEMNGKELNGKVLYVGRAQKRLERQGELKRKFDQIKQDRIQRYQGVNLYVKNLDDSIDDERLRKEFAPYGTITSAKVMTDGSQSKGFGFVCFSSPEEATKAVTEMNGRIVATKPLYVALAQRREERKAILTNKYMQRLASLRTMSSPIIDSYHQTGYYMTVPQPPTRSFYNHNVVSNMRPVPRWTGQPPRPQGPYSTQFVGNSVPRHGSATIATVRQASTQAPRVVSSSQKTNNIGTQTGGGRTDAPGVIRSNQYKYSPAVRNPQQIITIPAPMARLQVVPAPVMEPPVHVPCQEPLTASMLASAPLMDQKQLLGERLYPLIHALHSNLAGKITGMLLEIDNSELLHMLESPESLHSKVDEAIAVLQAHQVKECSTKK, encoded by the exons ATGAACAGCAGTGGACCAGCATATCCCCTCGCCTCTTTGTACGTAGGGGACCTGCACCCTGATGTTACAGAGGCCATGCTCTACCAGAAGTTTTCTCCTGCTGGACCCATCATGTCAATCCGTGTGTGCAGAGACATCATCACCCGCAGGTCTCTGGGATACGCCTATATAAACTTCCAGCAACCAGCAGATG cGGAGTGTGCCCTGGATACAATGAACTATGATGTTCTCAAGGGTCGACCAATCCGAATAATGTGGTCTCAGCGTGACCCGGGACTCAGGAAGTCCGGCGTGGGTAACATCTTTATCAAGAACATGGATGAGTCCATTGACAACAAGGCTCTGTATGATACCTTCTCAGCCTTCGGCAACATTTTGTCCTGCAAG gTTGTTTGTGATGAAAAGGGATCCAAAGGCTATGGCTTTGTTCACTTTGAGACTCATGAGGCTGCAAACCGGGCCATTGACACCATGAACGGGATGCTGCTGAATGATCGCAAAGT CTTTGTTGGCCACTTTAAGTCTCGTAAGGAAAGAGAGGTGGAGTTTGGCACCAAAGCTATGAAGTTCACCAACGTCTACATCAAAAACTTTGGTGAAGACTACGGCGACGAGAAACTCAAGGGAGTCTTCTCTGCATTTG GCAGGACTCTGAGCGTGCGGGTGATGAAGGACGAGAGGGGCCGTTCACGAGGATTTGGCTTTGTGAACTACGCGAACCACGAGGATGCTCAGACG GCAGTTGATGAAATGAATGGAAAGGAGCTCAATGGGAAAGTCCTGTATGTAGGACGAGCTCAGAAGCGACTGGAACGCCAGGGAGAGCTCAAACGCAAGTTTGACCAGATCAAGCAGGACCGCATCCAGCGCTACCAG GGAGTGAATCTGTATGTGAAGAACCTGGATGATAGCATAGATGATGAGAGACTCCGGAAGGAGTTCGCCCCTTATGGCACCATCACCAGTGCCAag GTGATGACAGACGGCTCACAGAGCAAGGGCTTTgggtttgtctgtttctcttcacCCGAGGAAGCGACAAAAGCAGTGACAGAAATGAACGGGAGGATTGTTGCAACCAAGCCGCTCTACGTGGCTCTGGCTCAGCGCAGGGAGGAGCGTAAAGCCATCCTCACCAACAAGTACATGCAGAGACTCGCCAGCCTGAGGACCATGTCAAGTCCCATCATCGACTCGTACCATCAGACCGGATACTACATGACTGTACCACAG CCTCCTACCCGCTCTTTCTACAACCACAATGTTGTCAGCAACATGAGGCCAGTGCCTCGCTGGACAGGACAACCACCAAGACCACAAG GCCCCTACTCGACCCAGTTTGTTGGTAATTCTGTTCCCCGACATGGATCGGCGACCATTGCTACAGTCAGACAGGCCTCCACCCAGGCTCCACGTGTTGTCAGTTCTTCACAGAAGACAA ATAACATTGGGACCCAGACTGGAGGAGGACGTACGGACGCACCTGGTGTGATCAGGAGCAACCAGTACAAGTACTCACCTGCAGTGAGGAACCCTCAACAGATCATTACTATACCTGCACCCATGGCAAGACTGCAG GTTGTTCCTGCCCCAGTGATGGAGCCACCGGTGCACGTTCCATGCCAAGAGCCGCTCACAGCCTCCATGCTGGCTTCAGCTCCTCTCATGGATCAGAAACAGCTCCTTG GTGAGCGACTGTACCCACTGATCCATGCCCTGCACTCAAACCTGGCTGGAAAAATCACTGGGATGCTGCTGGAGATTGACAACTCAGAGCTGCTGCACATGCTGGAGTCGCCCGAGTCTCTGCACTCCAAG GTGGATGAGGCAATTGCGGTGCTACAGGCTCACCAGGTGAAGGAATGCTCTACTAAGAAATGA
- the LOC118317571 gene encoding embryonic polyadenylate-binding protein-like isoform X2, with product MLYQKFSPAGPIMSIRVCRDIITRRSLGYAYINFQQPADAECALDTMNYDVLKGRPIRIMWSQRDPGLRKSGVGNIFIKNMDESIDNKALYDTFSAFGNILSCKVVCDEKGSKGYGFVHFETHEAANRAIDTMNGMLLNDRKVQKKGMHSLEAGIVNPKVHFLGELCQLTRPVNSFVGHFKSRKEREVEFGTKAMKFTNVYIKNFGEDYGDEKLKGVFSAFGRTLSVRVMKDERGRSRGFGFVNYANHEDAQTAVDEMNGKELNGKVLYVGRAQKRLERQGELKRKFDQIKQDRIQRYQGVNLYVKNLDDSIDDERLRKEFAPYGTITSAKVMTDGSQSKGFGFVCFSSPEEATKAVTEMNGRIVATKPLYVALAQRREERKAILTNKYMQRLASLRTMSSPIIDSYHQTGYYMTVPQPPTRSFYNHNVVSNMRPVPRWTGQPPRPQGPYSTQFVGNSVPRHGSATIATVRQASTQAPRVVSSSQKTNNIGTQTGGGRTDAPGVIRSNQYKYSPAVRNPQQIITIPAPMARLQVVPAPVMEPPVHVPCQEPLTASMLASAPLMDQKQLLGERLYPLIHALHSNLAGKITGMLLEIDNSELLHMLESPESLHSKVDEAIAVLQAHQVKECSTKK from the exons ATGCTCTACCAGAAGTTTTCTCCTGCTGGACCCATCATGTCAATCCGTGTGTGCAGAGACATCATCACCCGCAGGTCTCTGGGATACGCCTATATAAACTTCCAGCAACCAGCAGATG cGGAGTGTGCCCTGGATACAATGAACTATGATGTTCTCAAGGGTCGACCAATCCGAATAATGTGGTCTCAGCGTGACCCGGGACTCAGGAAGTCCGGCGTGGGTAACATCTTTATCAAGAACATGGATGAGTCCATTGACAACAAGGCTCTGTATGATACCTTCTCAGCCTTCGGCAACATTTTGTCCTGCAAG gTTGTTTGTGATGAAAAGGGATCCAAAGGCTATGGCTTTGTTCACTTTGAGACTCATGAGGCTGCAAACCGGGCCATTGACACCATGAACGGGATGCTGCTGAATGATCGCAAAGT tcAAAAGAAAGGTATGCATTCGTTGGAAGCTGGCATTGTCAATCCAAAGGTCCATTTCCTGGGGGAATTGTGTCAGTTGACTAGGCCAGTGAATAG CTTTGTTGGCCACTTTAAGTCTCGTAAGGAAAGAGAGGTGGAGTTTGGCACCAAAGCTATGAAGTTCACCAACGTCTACATCAAAAACTTTGGTGAAGACTACGGCGACGAGAAACTCAAGGGAGTCTTCTCTGCATTTG GCAGGACTCTGAGCGTGCGGGTGATGAAGGACGAGAGGGGCCGTTCACGAGGATTTGGCTTTGTGAACTACGCGAACCACGAGGATGCTCAGACG GCAGTTGATGAAATGAATGGAAAGGAGCTCAATGGGAAAGTCCTGTATGTAGGACGAGCTCAGAAGCGACTGGAACGCCAGGGAGAGCTCAAACGCAAGTTTGACCAGATCAAGCAGGACCGCATCCAGCGCTACCAG GGAGTGAATCTGTATGTGAAGAACCTGGATGATAGCATAGATGATGAGAGACTCCGGAAGGAGTTCGCCCCTTATGGCACCATCACCAGTGCCAag GTGATGACAGACGGCTCACAGAGCAAGGGCTTTgggtttgtctgtttctcttcacCCGAGGAAGCGACAAAAGCAGTGACAGAAATGAACGGGAGGATTGTTGCAACCAAGCCGCTCTACGTGGCTCTGGCTCAGCGCAGGGAGGAGCGTAAAGCCATCCTCACCAACAAGTACATGCAGAGACTCGCCAGCCTGAGGACCATGTCAAGTCCCATCATCGACTCGTACCATCAGACCGGATACTACATGACTGTACCACAG CCTCCTACCCGCTCTTTCTACAACCACAATGTTGTCAGCAACATGAGGCCAGTGCCTCGCTGGACAGGACAACCACCAAGACCACAAG GCCCCTACTCGACCCAGTTTGTTGGTAATTCTGTTCCCCGACATGGATCGGCGACCATTGCTACAGTCAGACAGGCCTCCACCCAGGCTCCACGTGTTGTCAGTTCTTCACAGAAGACAA ATAACATTGGGACCCAGACTGGAGGAGGACGTACGGACGCACCTGGTGTGATCAGGAGCAACCAGTACAAGTACTCACCTGCAGTGAGGAACCCTCAACAGATCATTACTATACCTGCACCCATGGCAAGACTGCAG GTTGTTCCTGCCCCAGTGATGGAGCCACCGGTGCACGTTCCATGCCAAGAGCCGCTCACAGCCTCCATGCTGGCTTCAGCTCCTCTCATGGATCAGAAACAGCTCCTTG GTGAGCGACTGTACCCACTGATCCATGCCCTGCACTCAAACCTGGCTGGAAAAATCACTGGGATGCTGCTGGAGATTGACAACTCAGAGCTGCTGCACATGCTGGAGTCGCCCGAGTCTCTGCACTCCAAG GTGGATGAGGCAATTGCGGTGCTACAGGCTCACCAGGTGAAGGAATGCTCTACTAAGAAATGA
- the LOC118317574 gene encoding 14-3-3 protein beta/alpha-1, producing the protein MDKSDLVQKAKLAEQAERYDDMATAMKSVTEQGGDLSNEDRNLLSVAYKNVVGARRSSWRVISSIEQKSEGNDKKQQMAREYREKIETELQEICHDVLGLLDNFLIANALAPESKVFYLKMKGDYYRYLSEVASGDAKKDTVDNSQKAYQQAFEISKGDMQPTHPIRLGLALNFSVFYYEILNNPDRACSLAKTAFDEAIAELDTLNEDSYKDSTLIMQLLRDNLTLWTSENQADEGETGDGEN; encoded by the exons ATGGACAAGAGTGACCTGGTACAGAAGGCCAAGCTCGCCGAGCAGGCTGAGCGCTACGATGACATGGCCACGGCCATGAAGTCGGTGACGGAGCAAGGCGGGGATCTGTCAAACGAGGATCGCAACCTGCTCTCTGTCGCCTACAAGAACGTGGTGGGAGCACGCCGCTCATCCTGGCGCGTCATCTCCAGCATCGAGCAGAAGTCTGAGGGCAATGACAAGAAGCAGCAGATGGCACGTGAATACCGGGAGAAGATTGAAACGGAGCTGCAGGAAATCTGCCATGATGTGCTC gggCTACTGGACAACTTTCTTATTGCCAACGCACTTGCTCCTGAAAGCAAGGTGTTCTACCTGAAAATGAAAGGCGACTATTATAGATACCTTTCTGAGGTTGCATCTGGTGATGCCAAGAAGG ATACCGTGGATAATTCCCAGAAGGCCTACCAGCAAGCTTTTGAAATTAGCAAGGGGGATATGCAGCCAACACACCCTATTAGGCTCGGTCTGGCCCTCAACTTCTCAGTCTTCTACTATGAAATCCTCAACAACCCGGACAGGGCCTGCAGCTTGGCTAAGACG GCATTTGATGAAGCCATCGCTGAACTTGACACTTTGAACGAGGATTCCTACAAAGACAGCACCCTGATCATGCAACTACTAAGGGACAACCTGACT CTGTGGACATCAGAAAACCAGGCAGATGAGGGAGAGACTGGAGATGGGGAAAACTAA
- the ognb gene encoding osteoglycin, paralog b produces the protein MMQLTTLIFTSVMLPWILSSAAKDEFMEARKTKRDIVNFPDYGFPQDSDANQAAPKADELPTCLLCVCLSGSVYCDDVSPDMSSVPALPKETAYLYARFNKIKKIRNQDFADMATLRAIDLTGNLIAEIDDGAFSKLPNLEELTLTENRLTKLPILPNKLVSFNANFNNLRTQGVKATAFKKLTKLAYLYLGNNELTAVPQLPESLHVVHLHNNRIATITDETFCKGNTSHYIRTNMEQVRLDGNPIKLAQHPNSFICLLSLPLGWYN, from the exons ATGATGCAATTAACGACTTTAATTTTCACATCTGTCATGCTCCCGTGGATTCTGTCTTCTGCAGCCAAAGATGAATTTATGGAAGCAAGAAAGACAAAG aGGGACATTGTGAACTTTCCTGACTATGGCTTCCCTCAGGACTCAGACGCCAACCAAGCAGCTCCAAAAGCCGACG aGTTGCCGACATGTTTACTGTGTGTTTGCCTGAGTGGATCTGTTTACTGTGATGATGTGTCTCCTGACATGTCATCTGTCCCAGCACTGCCAAAGGAAACGGCATACCTCTACGCACGcttcaacaaaattaaaaaaatacgcAATCAAGACTTTGCAGACATGG ccaCATTAAGAGCAATTGACCTCACTGGGAACCTCATCGCTGAGATAGATGATGGAGCTTTTTCCAAACTTCCAAATCTTGAGGAGCTCACTCTTACAGAAAATAGACTCACCAAACTTCCTATACTTCCCAACAAGCTAGTTTCATTCAATGCCAATTTCAACAATCTTAGAACCCAGGGTGTAAAGGCAACTGCTTTTAAA AAACTCACCAAACTGGCATATCTTTACCTTGGAAACAATGAACTAACCGCAGTGCCCCAACTTCCGGAATCTCTTCATGTTGTGCACCTGCAT AACAACAGGATCGCGACCATAACAGACGAGACATTCTGCAAAGGTAACACCAGTCACTACATCCGCACCAACATGGAACAGGTGAGGCTGGATGGGAACCCCATCAAGCTGGCCCAGCACCCCAACAGCTTCATCTGTCTGCTGTCTCTTCCTCTTGGATGGTACAACTAA
- the LOC118317576 gene encoding small integral membrane protein 4, with translation MLHRSTNLKYVLSLFPGKRQLGTYRFLPVFFCIGGVMEWIMINVRIGRETFYDVYRRKRSEREYQQKIADGLIVLAEPAVKST, from the exons ATGCTACATCGGAGTACAAACCTTAAATATGTGCTGAGCCTCTTCCCGGGGAAACGTCAGCTCGGGACGTACAGGTTCCTTCCCGTCTTCTTCTGCATCGGAGGGGTGATGGAGTGGATCATGATCAACGTGAGGATCGGAAGAGAAACCTTCT ATGACGTCTACCGAAGAAAGCGATCAGAACGGGAGTACCAGCAGAAGATAGCAGATGGACTGATAGTTCTCGCTGAGCCTGCAGTCAAGTCAACATGA